A portion of the Pomacea canaliculata isolate SZHN2017 linkage group LG13, ASM307304v1, whole genome shotgun sequence genome contains these proteins:
- the LOC112554265 gene encoding tripartite motif-containing protein 3-like, with protein MFPLILPRVPGKLDHQLLWSRFACPTCRKTYAVPETGALGFQNNFYLEEDSGDDENNETNVEDLCPHHTSEHLRFYCTRCRVAVCRDCKLTSHEGHVTVDVAEEMGRVKEVCNRVHVHTREVLLPALHQHYSSFVTAVDAVSSNANVQRLKMEITSRGDALKKAVDESVKQSTQALEQAASKIRKNEVVEKMNKQMEDLSCLCDYFDIVLSQTGQREVLSLPTHLVNFFRSDINDTDGLVQNPPLSRPLPAMSSNDDGPAALIDQLLNTSDPASLPNFKIFATRPPGIEIVSSAASPGTGRDVPSPDSACVSQQIGLQPLRSSIQNYVGHVRLVIDRKGQGVTRHVDPDCEANTARPFGQQRKLSLPNPINLNNNRPTGAAVLISSRRIP; from the coding sequence ATGTTTCCACTCATTCTGCCTAGAGTGCCTGGAAAACTTGATCACCAGCTGCTCTGGTCACGCTTTGCATGCCCCACGTGCAGAAAGACTTATGCTGTACCTGAAACAGGTGCACTGGGCTTTCAGAACAACTTTTACCTCGAAGAGGATTCGGGTGATGACGAAAATAACGAGACAAACGTTGAAGACCTGTGTCCGCATCATACTTCAGAGCATCTCCGCTTTTACTGCACGAGATGCCGCGTGGCTGTGTGTAGAGACTGCAAACTGACCTCACACGAGGGGCACGTGACGGTGGACGTTGCTGAGGAGATGGGACGGGTAAAGGAGGTGTGTAATCgcgtgcatgtgcacacacgtgAGGTACTTCTACCCGCACTTCACCAACACTACAGCTCTTTTGTAACAGCTGTGGACGCCGTTTCTAGTAACGCCAACGTCCAGCGTCTCAAAATGGAAATAACATCGAGAGGTGATGCCCTCAAGAAAGCTGTTGACGAAAGTGTCAAACAGTCCACGCAGGCTCTGGAGCAGGCTGCcagtaaaatcagaaaaaacGAGGTGGTGGAAAAAATGAACAAGCAAATGGAAGACCTGTCATGTTTGTGTGATTATTTCGACATCGTCCTGTCCCAAACCGGTCAGAGAGAGGTTCTGTCTCTTCCGACTCaccttgtaaatttttttcgcTCCGACATCAACGACACTGATGGCCTCGTTCAGAACCCACCGCTGTCGAGGCCTTTGCCAGCAATGTCGTCGAATGATGACGGGCCAGCTGCCCTGATTGATCAACTGCTAAACACTTCTGATCCTGCTTCTTTACCCAATTTCAAGATCTTTGCCACCCGACCCCCTGGCATTGAGATCGTCTCTTCTGCAGCTTCACCTGGCACTGGACGAGACGTCCCCAGCCCAGACAGCGCCTGCGTCAGTCAGCAGATTGGCCTCCAACCTTTGAGGTCCTCCATCCAAAACTACGTGGGCCACGTCCGCCTGGTCATCGACAGGAAGGGCCAGGGTGTTACCCGGCACGTGGATCCTGATTGCGAGGCGAACACCGCTCGTCCCTTTGGGCAGCAGCGGAAGTTGTCGCTACCAAATCCCATCAACCTCAACAACAACAGACCGACAGGCGCGGCAGTTCTGATCAGCAGCCGCAGAATACCGTGA
- the LOC112554263 gene encoding uncharacterized protein LOC112554263, which produces MAYKQAAYQTPNQNNGIGLGSSHCALDGVPFKIGMAFRPPPKAILPPELLQRPAPCQALHEEYTYDTEEAVLAWARAREEAKVKAAAKKEIGEKAKAAIAAAQSESDSSDLEEETPAAAPEEPESLGEDSETHSQPHPSKLPWQLQAASSMNSNTILTPITILASQTSKDKLRSPPGEGKAQVDLAMFEQEGDPFEALELQTIDDMEELRCLLGGSNMGGAGEEPSLNPDTQTFAVTNETGVTQNEEEVVGKSGTSTLAISIVGGNDDIRNSSQDNEDRSATEVSEKVAQHLSGSRLFIEPTGEGDYVQIRSDYSQQTVSYQSELASKQTNITDLNVSPGFSGHSSPLPQQMIGKFPKHVLPPIRSHGQSIDTSALTSDFTDGPINNSFIQLDESSASIIPVSYVDEPLSQSAYTFSGASVLFSVHKSQPAAAASQHQSQQATTNPTLSFPHAGGSSMGTVLGMENKYNPFGNGVVDGPGLPAVNGFDVGRNGALRSTQSTPDLSISRGGNAAQVSASQTQTPQLWNPYKPLPPPPRSYSPDPRSGSSSSPSPNQRVSPIPQPSATLITPPPEADPYSSLSAEAQGFVNTLTSMGFSRSRAARAVQKFGADEKEVLDHLLNVDKLVEKKFKPELAETGLQLFRNDIKKAEQFLDLYQQFTELGFTGERIQTALIKHQLDRDKALDYLTT; this is translated from the exons ATGGCCTACAAGCAAGCAGCATATCAAACTCCAAATCAGAACAATG GCATCGGTCTTGGTTCTAGCCACTGTGCACTGGATGGAGTGCCTTTTAAAATTGGAATGGCCTTTCGTCCTCCTCCAAAG GCAATCCTTCCACCAGAACTTCTTCAAAGGCCTGCACCATGCCAGGCTCTGCATGAAGAG TATACATATGACACAGAGGAAGCAGTCTTGGCATGGGCAAGAGCACGTGAAGAAGCAAAGGTCAAGGCTGCAGCCAAAAAAGAGATTGGGGAGAAAGCTAAAGCGGCTATAGCTGCTGCACAGTCAGAGTCTGACTCATCAGATTTGGAGGAAGAAACTCCAGCGGCAGCTCCAGAGGAGCCTGAGTCTTTAGGTGAAGACAGTGAAACACACAGTCAGCCTCACCCATCTAAACTGCCCTGGCAGCTACAAGCAGCATCCTCCATGAACAGCAACACCATTCTGACTCCAATTACCATCCTGGCTTCCCAAACCAGCAAGGACAAACTGCGATCACCAcctggggaaggtaaggcacaGGTGGACTTGGCAATGTTTGAGCAAGAGGGAGATCCATTTGAAGCTCTTGAACTTCAAACTATAGATGATATGGAAGAGCTGAGATGCCTGCTGGGTGGCTCAAACATGGGAGGAGCTGGTGAAGAGCCTTCGCTAAATCCTGATACTCAGACTTTTGCAGTTACCAATGAGACAGGGGTGACCCAAAATGAGGAAGAGGTGGTTGGTAAGAGTGGTACTTCTACTCTAGCTATATCCATTGTAGGTGGAAATGATGATATAAGAAATAGCTCACAAGATAATGAAGATAGGAGTGCAACTGAAGTGTCAGAAAAAGTAGCTCAGCACCTGTCTGGCTCGAGACTTTTCATTGAGCCAACTGGTGAAGGGGACTATGTTCAGATCAGATCAGACTACAGCCAGCAGACAGTCAGTTACCAAAGCGAACTGGCATCAAAACAAACGAACATCACTGATCTTAATGTCAGTCCAGGGTTTTCAGGACATTCTTCTCCTCTTCCACAACAGATGATTGGAAAGTTTCCCAAACATGTGCTGCCACCAATTAGATCCCATGGACAGAGCATAGATACATCAGCCCTGACTTCAGATTTTACTGATGGTCCGATAAACAACTCGTTTATCCAACTCGATGAATCTAGTGCCAGCATCATTCCAGTCTCCTATGTGGATGAACCTTTATCACAAAGTGCATACACTTTCTCGGGTGCTTCAGTCTTATTCAGTGTTCACAAGTCACAGCCAGCGGCGGCGGCAAGTCAACACCAAAGCCAGCAGGCAACCACAAATCCCACCCTCTCATTTCCTCATGCTGGGGGGAGCTCCATGGGCACTGTGCTGGGAATGGAAAACAAATATAATCCTTTTGGAAATGGTGTTGTAGATGGGCCGGGACTGCCTGCAGTTAATGGTTTTGACGTGGGTAGGAATGGGGCACTTCGTAGTACACAGAGCACTCCAGACCTCTCCATATCTAGAGGAGGAAATGCAGCTCAGGTTTCTGCATCACAGACTCAGACACCACAG CTTTGGAATCCCTACAAACCTCTTCCCCCACCTCCTAGATCATACTCCCCTGACCCACGATCAGGATCAAGCAGCAGTCCATCACCTAATCAACGTGTCAGTCCCATTCCACAACCTTCAGCTACCTTGATAACACCACCACCTGAGGCTGACCCCTATTCTAGTCTTTCTGCTGAAGCCCAGGGTTTTGTTAACACTTTGACATCCATGGGTTTCTCACGATCACGTGCAGCCAGGGCTGTACAAAAGTTTGGTGCAGATGAAAAAGAG gTTCTAGATCATCTTCTTAATGTGGACAAGCTGGTTGAGAAAAAGTTTAAGCCAGAACTTGCAGAAACTGGGCTGCAGCTTTTCCGAAATGATATCAAAAAG GCTGAGCAATTCCTTGACTTATACCAACAGTTCACTGAATTGGGCTTCACAGGAGAGCGTATCCAAACAGCTCTAATCAAACACCAGTTAGACAGAGACAAGGCACTAGACTACCTCACCACGTGA